A genomic window from Nosocomiicoccus massiliensis includes:
- the yycI gene encoding two-component system regulatory protein YycI, whose translation MDWKLSKSIYITVFLIINIVLLIVLYNQYNIQERHESSRSQSISKSADYKTNVDALKNIKLSVLNGMQHEFQSETSMNQSGITQNVFEVKDLELDSTKIKEYIDKEVFRGSEYTYDSENSISDTIYYNQMYDSLPIFNNSVGRIKVVKESDGALRFEQGYISNISVNEYSKQVQVSDPIKLAEELAKEKVISKEAVLKSSTLGHYVILLNDEEQQVLLRPKWKLVIEEDDRTRIIYVDAINASEEIIEGE comes from the coding sequence ATGGATTGGAAACTAAGTAAATCTATATATATTACAGTGTTTTTAATCATCAATATCGTATTGTTGATAGTTTTATATAATCAATATAATATACAAGAACGACATGAATCGAGTAGAAGTCAGTCTATTAGTAAAAGTGCAGATTATAAAACGAACGTTGATGCTCTAAAAAATATAAAACTATCCGTATTAAACGGTATGCAACATGAGTTTCAATCTGAAACTAGTATGAATCAAAGTGGAATAACACAAAATGTTTTTGAAGTTAAAGATTTAGAATTAGATTCAACAAAAATTAAAGAATATATCGATAAAGAAGTATTTAGAGGAAGTGAGTACACGTATGATTCAGAAAATAGTATTTCAGATACGATTTACTATAATCAAATGTACGACTCACTTCCGATATTCAATAATAGCGTAGGCCGTATTAAAGTAGTTAAAGAGAGTGATGGCGCATTGCGCTTTGAACAGGGATATATCTCTAATATCTCTGTAAACGAATATTCAAAACAAGTACAAGTGAGCGACCCGATAAAACTTGCTGAAGAACTTGCTAAAGAAAAGGTAATTTCAAAAGAAGCGGTTTTAAAATCGAGTACACTCGGTCATTACGTCATACTTTTAAACGATGAAGAACAACAAGTGTTGTTACGACCGAAATGGAAACTTGTCATTGAAGAAGATGATAGAACACGTATTATATACGTAGATGCAATCAATGCATCTGAAGAAATAATTGAAGGTGAGTGA
- a CDS encoding MBL fold metallo-hydrolase has translation MTSTMKMSVLASGSTGNCIYVESESGSLLIDVGLTCKRTELALNKIERSLNDIDAILITHEHSDHIKGLKVIAKRYNIPIFANKKTWQAIESKNIHVNREQKFEFNALNYKEIIGLDVESFNVSHDAVDPQFYTLSQNDKKLSVITDTGYVSDEMKGIIKDSDVFVFESNHDVDMLRAGRYPWVTKQRILSDVGHVSNEDAAHAMKDVITDRTKRIYLSHLSQDNNIKELARMSVEQVLNHHDVDTVSHVELHDTDKDEPTRIYTL, from the coding sequence GTGACATCCACAATGAAAATGAGCGTACTTGCGAGCGGCTCGACAGGGAATTGTATATATGTTGAGTCCGAATCAGGTAGTCTTTTAATCGATGTGGGTCTTACATGTAAGCGAACAGAACTTGCGTTAAATAAAATAGAGCGATCATTAAACGATATTGACGCTATTTTAATCACACATGAGCATAGCGATCATATAAAAGGTTTAAAAGTCATCGCAAAGCGTTATAACATACCGATATTCGCGAATAAAAAGACATGGCAAGCTATTGAATCTAAAAATATTCACGTCAATAGAGAGCAAAAATTTGAATTTAACGCATTAAACTATAAAGAAATTATCGGTTTAGATGTCGAATCATTCAACGTCTCACATGATGCGGTAGATCCACAGTTTTACACCCTATCACAAAATGATAAAAAACTATCCGTTATTACAGATACCGGGTACGTCTCAGATGAGATGAAAGGTATTATAAAAGATAGCGACGTATTCGTATTTGAATCTAACCACGACGTCGATATGCTTCGTGCGGGTAGATACCCATGGGTAACAAAGCAACGTATATTAAGTGATGTTGGACACGTATCAAACGAAGACGCCGCACATGCGATGAAAGACGTTATTACAGATCGAACGAAACGAATTTATTTATCGCATTTAAGTCAAGACAACAACATCAAAGAACTCGCACGAATGAGTGTAGAGCAAGTGTTAAATCATCATGATGTCGATACAGTGTCACATGTGGAATTACACGATACAGATAAAGACGAACCAACGAGAATATATACATTATAA
- the rlmH gene encoding 23S rRNA (pseudouridine(1915)-N(3))-methyltransferase RlmH, translating to MKITIITVGKLKEKYWREAVKEYEKRLSKYANVSLIEVKDEPEPNNASEKDIENIKHKEAERILSKIKPNQHVVTLEINGEAHSSESFAKQYNNWKTQGKSNVVFVIGGSNGIGEDVLKRSNEAISFGKMTYPHQMMKVILLEQLFRVNKILNNESYHK from the coding sequence ATGAAAATAACGATTATCACTGTTGGAAAATTAAAAGAGAAATATTGGCGTGAAGCGGTTAAAGAATATGAAAAGAGACTCAGTAAATATGCGAACGTCTCACTCATTGAAGTAAAAGACGAGCCGGAACCAAATAACGCGAGTGAAAAAGATATAGAAAACATTAAACATAAAGAAGCGGAACGTATTTTATCAAAAATAAAACCAAATCAACACGTCGTCACGTTAGAAATAAACGGAGAAGCACACTCGTCAGAAAGTTTTGCAAAACAATATAATAACTGGAAAACACAAGGCAAAAGTAATGTCGTATTCGTCATTGGAGGAAGTAACGGAATTGGAGAAGACGTGTTAAAACGATCAAACGAAGCAATCAGCTTCGGAAAAATGACCTACCCTCATCAAATGATGAAAGTTATACTACTCGAGCAGTTATTTAGGGTGAATAAGATTTTGAATAATGAGAGTTATCATAAGTGA
- a CDS encoding NtaA/DmoA family FMN-dependent monooxygenase (This protein belongs to a clade of FMN-dependent monooxygenases, within a broader family of flavin-dependent oxidoreductases, the luciferase-like monooxygenase (LMM) family, some of whose members use coenzyme F420 rather than FMN.), producing the protein MTMKHMHLSVLAYSTGLHPASWRLPHSYVEEVGDIDFQIKLAKLAEKGKLDAFFLGDGQYISGEETGHISYYFEPLTALAAISRETHSIGLIGTISSSFYEPYLAARMLSSLHQISHGRIGANIVTSQFDLEAQNYSMQALPHLEKRYERADEFINVMKKLWESFTVEAIVNHKESGIGLNHQYIHPLHYQGKYFQVAGAINIPTPKYGRPRLFQAGTSIPGRDLAVRHVDAIFSIAWNIQDGQQFRQDIHQRAMEANRQPPLVLPGLTVYVDENEEDAYKLKQQLDDMIPLEKRKKQLSKAIGLDISEWTLDEVVPSLPPYEALEKKVVKSMYKAIQRAVKTEQLTLRDLLDRFGTWVGHKTIVGTPEQVADEMIEWFEKEACDGFMLMAPTYPESFEKFIHLVIPILQERGVFRRDYESHLLKNHLGIKN; encoded by the coding sequence ATGACAATGAAACACATGCATTTATCCGTTTTAGCTTATAGTACAGGTCTACATCCTGCCTCTTGGAGACTACCGCATTCATATGTTGAAGAAGTTGGGGATATTGATTTTCAAATTAAGTTAGCAAAATTAGCTGAAAAAGGTAAACTGGATGCATTCTTCTTAGGTGATGGTCAATATATTTCTGGAGAAGAAACGGGACATATCTCTTATTATTTTGAACCACTAACGGCGCTTGCCGCAATTTCACGTGAAACACATTCAATTGGTCTGATAGGTACCATTTCTTCTTCTTTTTATGAACCTTATCTTGCAGCTCGTATGCTTTCAAGTTTACATCAAATATCTCATGGACGTATTGGGGCAAATATTGTAACATCTCAATTTGATTTAGAAGCACAAAACTATTCGATGCAAGCTTTACCACATCTTGAAAAACGATATGAACGAGCAGACGAATTTATTAATGTAATGAAAAAATTATGGGAGTCATTTACTGTAGAGGCTATCGTTAATCACAAAGAGTCAGGGATTGGCTTAAATCATCAGTATATTCATCCACTTCATTATCAAGGAAAGTATTTTCAAGTTGCCGGAGCTATTAACATTCCAACACCAAAATATGGTCGACCACGTTTATTTCAAGCAGGAACTTCCATTCCAGGTCGTGATTTAGCAGTACGACACGTGGATGCTATTTTTTCAATTGCATGGAATATACAAGATGGCCAACAGTTCAGACAAGACATTCATCAACGGGCTATGGAAGCAAATCGTCAACCCCCTCTTGTATTACCAGGTCTCACCGTTTATGTTGATGAGAATGAAGAGGATGCTTATAAACTTAAGCAACAATTAGATGATATGATTCCACTTGAAAAACGCAAGAAACAATTATCTAAAGCCATTGGTCTAGATATAAGTGAGTGGACACTAGATGAAGTCGTGCCATCATTACCACCTTATGAGGCATTAGAGAAAAAAGTTGTAAAATCTATGTATAAAGCCATACAACGTGCCGTTAAGACTGAGCAACTTACATTAAGAGATTTATTAGATCGTTTTGGTACTTGGGTAGGGCATAAGACAATAGTAGGAACTCCTGAACAAGTGGCGGATGAAATGATCGAATGGTTTGAAAAAGAAGCGTGCGATGGTTTTATGTTGATGGCCCCGACGTATCCAGAATCATTTGAAAAATTTATTCATTTAGTGATACCAATTCTTCAAGAACGTGGAGTGTTTAGAAGAGATTATGAGAGTCATCTGTTAAAAAATCATTTGGGTATAAAAAACTAA
- a CDS encoding glucose 1-dehydrogenase codes for MGKLQDKVVVITGGAQGMGELHAKKAIAEGAKVVITDINDELGQKTANSLGDDVLFIKHDVSKEADWNHVIQEVMNKWNRIDVLVNNAGITYNKTIDQISLEDYMKIVNINQVSVFLGIKTVSEIMKSQKQGSIINISSINGLVGGAIGYTDTKFAVRGMTKAAAKELSPYNIRVNSVHPGVIKTAMLEQEDVKEAVKEFEKTIPLRRVAQPEEVSNLVCFLASDDASYSTGSEFVIDGGITAL; via the coding sequence ATGGGAAAATTACAAGATAAAGTCGTCGTTATTACTGGTGGCGCACAAGGTATGGGAGAACTTCATGCCAAAAAAGCGATAGCTGAAGGCGCAAAAGTCGTGATAACTGATATTAATGATGAATTAGGCCAAAAAACAGCTAATTCTCTTGGAGACGATGTTTTATTTATCAAGCATGATGTATCTAAAGAAGCAGATTGGAATCATGTCATTCAAGAAGTAATGAACAAATGGAATCGAATTGATGTATTGGTTAATAATGCTGGAATCACATACAATAAAACAATTGACCAAATATCATTAGAAGATTATATGAAGATTGTAAATATTAATCAAGTATCTGTATTTTTAGGCATCAAAACTGTATCTGAAATTATGAAAAGTCAAAAACAAGGGTCAATTATCAATATTTCTTCAATAAATGGTCTTGTTGGTGGTGCAATTGGCTATACAGATACAAAATTTGCGGTCAGAGGTATGACAAAAGCTGCAGCTAAAGAATTGTCTCCATACAATATTAGAGTTAACTCAGTACACCCAGGTGTTATAAAAACAGCAATGTTAGAGCAAGAAGATGTTAAAGAAGCCGTTAAAGAATTCGAAAAAACAATTCCACTGCGTAGAGTGGCGCAGCCAGAAGAAGTATCTAACCTTGTATGTTTCTTAGCGTCTGACGATGCTTCTTATTCTACAGGATCAGAATTTGTTATAGATGGTGGTATTACTGCACTATAA
- a CDS encoding M3 family oligoendopeptidase, with protein sequence MNYKDNWDMESVFPGGSESSAFQNRLVEVSDSIREFSEKLEEWNSDESSNDFTPLKSLLEQYEKISNALGEMGSFSNGLASANITDQKALKNTNAVANLRKDFSSEIIILNKKISALTEDQFNTLLEDDFFNAMRFPLKEIRKNEADLLSTEEETIINSLSLDGLHGWGNMYNQLVASIQIPVTEDGETKYYSAGQFENKMGSEENPEKREELLKIWEEEWNKKADLFATTLNHLSGFRLNNYELHDYKDYMKVPLDYNRMEEETLDTMWNTIAKNKSPLKKYFERKAQLLGVEQLGWLDVHASVDVGDYKNKKYTYDEAAEFIIDNFKSFSPKMAEMSRRAFEEQWIEAEDRPGKRPGGYCSNLPESKQSRIFMTFAGSTGNVSTLAHELGHAFHSYVMRDLPLLNQRYAMNVAETASTFAELVVSNATIENAASEAEKINLIDEKISRSVAFMMNIHARYIFERNLYDERQKGTLDSNRLKELMKDAQEEAYEDALKSYHPMFWATKLHFHITGVPFYNFPYTFGYFFSLGIYNRFLEDENVTEDDYIALLRDTASMTTEELAEKHLNVDLRKPDFWQEALESVHKDIEEFLELTESYV encoded by the coding sequence ATGAATTACAAAGATAATTGGGATATGGAAAGTGTGTTTCCTGGTGGAAGTGAATCTTCTGCTTTCCAAAATCGTTTAGTAGAAGTGAGTGACAGTATTAGAGAGTTCTCTGAAAAACTAGAAGAGTGGAATTCTGACGAAAGTTCTAATGATTTTACACCGCTAAAGAGTTTATTAGAGCAATACGAAAAAATTTCAAACGCGCTTGGCGAGATGGGAAGTTTCTCTAACGGATTAGCATCTGCAAATATTACGGATCAAAAAGCATTAAAAAATACAAATGCTGTAGCTAATTTACGTAAAGATTTCTCATCTGAGATTATTATTTTAAATAAAAAAATCAGTGCACTTACTGAAGATCAATTTAACACGTTATTAGAAGATGACTTCTTTAACGCAATGCGTTTTCCTTTAAAAGAAATTCGTAAAAACGAAGCGGATTTACTATCGACAGAAGAAGAAACAATTATCAATAGCTTATCACTCGATGGCTTACACGGTTGGGGCAATATGTACAATCAACTCGTTGCATCAATTCAAATCCCAGTCACTGAAGACGGTGAGACTAAGTATTACTCAGCAGGGCAATTTGAAAACAAAATGGGATCAGAAGAGAATCCAGAAAAACGTGAAGAACTGTTAAAAATTTGGGAAGAAGAGTGGAATAAAAAAGCAGATTTATTTGCTACAACGTTAAACCATCTATCAGGCTTCCGTTTAAATAACTATGAACTTCATGACTATAAAGATTATATGAAAGTACCGTTAGACTACAACCGTATGGAAGAAGAAACACTCGATACAATGTGGAATACGATTGCGAAAAATAAATCACCATTAAAGAAATACTTCGAAAGAAAAGCACAGCTTCTTGGTGTCGAGCAATTAGGGTGGCTCGACGTACACGCAAGTGTAGATGTCGGAGACTATAAGAACAAAAAATATACGTACGATGAAGCGGCAGAGTTTATTATCGATAACTTTAAATCATTTAGTCCAAAGATGGCAGAGATGTCTCGTCGTGCATTTGAAGAGCAGTGGATTGAAGCGGAAGATCGTCCAGGAAAACGTCCAGGTGGATACTGTTCAAACCTTCCGGAATCAAAACAGTCACGTATTTTTATGACGTTTGCAGGTAGCACAGGTAACGTCTCAACACTCGCACACGAACTCGGACATGCGTTCCATAGTTATGTCATGCGTGATTTACCGTTACTTAACCAGCGCTATGCTATGAACGTTGCTGAAACAGCATCTACATTCGCTGAGCTCGTTGTTTCAAACGCAACGATTGAAAACGCGGCGTCAGAAGCAGAGAAAATCAATTTAATCGATGAAAAAATTTCTAGAAGTGTGGCATTTATGATGAATATCCACGCACGCTATATCTTTGAACGTAATTTATATGATGAACGTCAAAAAGGAACGTTAGACAGCAATAGACTAAAAGAACTGATGAAAGACGCACAAGAAGAAGCATACGAAGATGCGCTGAAATCTTATCATCCGATGTTCTGGGCAACAAAATTACATTTCCATATTACGGGTGTACCGTTCTATAACTTCCCGTACACATTTGGATACTTCTTCAGCTTAGGTATATACAACCGCTTCTTAGAAGATGAAAACGTAACTGAAGATGATTACATCGCACTTCTACGTGATACTGCGAGTATGACGACAGAAGAGTTAGCTGAAAAACATTTAAACGTTGATTTACGTAAACCAGACTTCTGGCAAGAAGCATTAGAATCAGTGCATAAAGATATTGAAGAATTCTTAGAACTGACAGAATCATATGTTTAA
- a CDS encoding GNAT family N-acetyltransferase, whose translation MYRVNPFHPNSIYLISENKKFNIYFEELKRKFPYHDYILNIGDYEVNNYSDYGFIEFRRTYDLNIELNRLLNCFFENKENIVQRASTPFTLSNQLIKKWYEIYKKTHKVNPVKNFNLEEFKEKLAEGLDFENSIVIFNTQCEIIAYALIYDDSKDTKEVGYVYFKDTKSKQQLLEILFNRLIFLNNKGIHSIVTEVDTTDKYAYEIFGAFIDDSTAYMKTLIYKSKMTKLSSRNIEHDDINYVLNWSKDIHFCLSNGWPLNRTNEAIFEWWNYVIESQSDNFQRKMLISNKTTIGYYDIYIHNDNIIELGIAIGDKNFRNKGYGSLLFSKITAEVSRKYPSKDIIAITDKTNIVAQRMIIKSGYRVENSDKYKPYITNDELVYRYI comes from the coding sequence ATGTACCGAGTTAATCCATTCCATCCAAACTCTATATATTTAATAAGCGAAAATAAAAAATTTAATATCTATTTTGAAGAACTTAAAAGAAAATTTCCTTATCATGACTACATTTTAAATATAGGAGATTATGAAGTTAATAACTACTCCGATTATGGATTTATCGAGTTTCGTCGAACTTATGATTTAAATATTGAACTCAATAGATTGTTAAATTGTTTCTTTGAAAACAAAGAGAACATCGTTCAACGGGCTTCTACTCCATTTACGTTGTCGAACCAATTGATAAAAAAATGGTACGAGATATATAAAAAAACTCATAAAGTTAATCCTGTGAAGAATTTTAATTTAGAAGAGTTTAAAGAGAAATTAGCTGAGGGTTTAGATTTTGAGAATTCTATAGTTATTTTTAATACTCAGTGTGAAATAATTGCATATGCTCTGATTTATGATGATTCTAAAGATACAAAAGAAGTTGGATACGTCTATTTTAAAGATACTAAATCTAAGCAACAATTGTTAGAAATACTTTTCAATCGTTTAATATTTTTAAACAATAAAGGAATACACAGTATAGTTACCGAAGTTGATACTACCGACAAATATGCATATGAAATTTTTGGTGCTTTTATTGATGATTCTACAGCGTATATGAAAACTTTAATTTATAAATCTAAAATGACCAAACTCTCCAGTAGAAATATAGAACACGATGATATTAATTACGTTCTAAATTGGTCTAAAGATATTCATTTTTGTTTATCTAATGGTTGGCCGTTAAATCGTACAAACGAAGCAATTTTTGAATGGTGGAATTATGTAATTGAATCACAATCAGATAATTTTCAAAGAAAAATGCTGATATCAAATAAAACTACCATTGGCTATTATGATATATATATACATAACGACAATATAATAGAACTGGGTATTGCGATTGGTGATAAGAACTTTAGAAATAAAGGGTATGGTTCATTATTATTCTCTAAAATAACTGCTGAAGTGAGTCGAAAATACCCTTCAAAAGATATCATTGCAATTACTGATAAAACGAATATTGTAGCACAAAGGATGATAATAAAGTCAGGATATCGAGTAGAAAATAGCGATAAATACAAACCTTATATAACAAATGATGAGTTAGTGTATCGCTATATTTAG
- a CDS encoding GrpB family protein yields the protein MSLGLKNNEIRLVEYSPKWKDEFETTKNLILNYTHIPENRIEHIGSTSIIGMSAKPIVDIVIGIGDLDNVEKDLFQGLEKAGFLRLKVDRPNEIVLAKFLDDSYKVKTHFIHLVEYKGDLWHDLIFFRDYLNSNREAREEYLDVKNKYLSNASKDIIEYTNYKEEFVKEIYKKRKDF from the coding sequence TTGAGTTTAGGGCTTAAAAATAATGAAATTAGATTAGTAGAGTATTCACCAAAATGGAAAGATGAGTTTGAAACTACTAAAAATTTAATATTAAATTATACTCATATTCCTGAAAACAGAATCGAACATATTGGTAGTACATCAATAATCGGTATGTCAGCTAAGCCTATAGTAGATATTGTTATAGGCATAGGTGATTTAGATAATGTTGAGAAAGATTTGTTTCAAGGATTAGAAAAAGCAGGATTTCTGAGATTAAAAGTGGACCGTCCTAATGAAATTGTCCTTGCAAAATTTTTAGATGATTCTTACAAAGTAAAAACACATTTTATCCATTTAGTTGAGTATAAAGGAGATTTATGGCATGATTTAATATTCTTTAGGGATTATTTAAATAGTAATAGAGAAGCTAGAGAAGAATATTTAGATGTTAAAAATAAATATCTAAGCAACGCCTCGAAAGATATTATCGAATATACTAACTATAAGGAAGAATTTGTGAAAGAAATTTATAAAAAGAGAAAGGATTTTTAA
- the lqo gene encoding L-lactate dehydrogenase (quinone): MTEADNQHKDIIVIGAGIIGTSVATMLSKVSPDWNIDMYERLDEAGIESSNEKNNAGTGHAALCELNYTVEQKDGSIDASKAEVINEQFELSKQFWGSLVKNGDISNPEEFIQPLPHISFVMGPTNVEFLRKRYEKLKTIPMFDNIEYTEDIETMREWMPLMMRNRKPGQLMAASKIDEGTDVNYGALTRKLAAYLEKQSNVSLKYNHEVIDLTQREDGKWEVLVRNRATKEKFVKVADKVFIGAGGYSIPLLQKSGIAQRQNVGGFPITGQFLACKNKDIIKQHHAKVYSKEPLGKPPMTVPHLDTRYIDGESTLLFGPYANINPKFLKYGSFFDLFGSVKPYNITTLLSSAAKNIPLIKYSIDQMVMTKKGYMNYLRTFIPDAKDEDWKLYTAGKRVQVIKDDDEYGKGYVAFGTEVVNSDDHSVIAVLGESPGASISFSVVLEALEKNFKEDRELWEPAVKKLVPSYGKSLIDDEKLMRETRKETSENLNLNYYN, translated from the coding sequence ATGACTGAGGCAGACAATCAGCATAAAGATATTATTGTGATTGGTGCGGGTATTATAGGTACTTCGGTAGCGACGATGCTTTCAAAAGTGAGCCCGGACTGGAATATCGATATGTATGAAAGATTAGATGAAGCGGGAATCGAGAGTTCGAACGAAAAGAACAATGCAGGTACAGGTCACGCTGCACTCTGTGAGCTAAACTATACTGTGGAACAAAAGGACGGCTCTATCGATGCTTCTAAAGCAGAAGTGATCAATGAGCAATTTGAACTGTCTAAGCAGTTCTGGGGCAGTTTAGTGAAAAATGGTGATATTTCTAACCCTGAAGAGTTTATTCAGCCACTACCGCATATTAGTTTTGTAATGGGCCCAACGAATGTTGAGTTTTTACGTAAACGTTATGAAAAACTTAAAACGATTCCTATGTTTGATAATATCGAGTACACAGAAGATATTGAAACGATGAGAGAATGGATGCCATTGATGATGCGAAATCGTAAACCAGGTCAGTTAATGGCAGCGAGTAAGATCGATGAAGGAACTGACGTAAACTATGGTGCTTTAACACGTAAATTAGCGGCATATTTAGAAAAGCAATCAAATGTCTCTTTAAAATATAACCATGAAGTAATCGACTTAACTCAAAGAGAAGACGGCAAATGGGAAGTTCTCGTAAGAAATAGAGCGACGAAAGAGAAGTTCGTAAAAGTAGCTGATAAAGTGTTTATCGGTGCTGGGGGTTACTCTATTCCACTACTTCAAAAGAGTGGCATTGCTCAAAGGCAAAATGTCGGAGGTTTCCCTATTACTGGTCAATTCTTAGCGTGTAAAAATAAAGATATTATTAAACAACATCACGCGAAAGTTTACAGTAAAGAGCCTCTAGGTAAGCCACCAATGACTGTACCGCATCTCGATACACGTTATATTGATGGTGAAAGTACGTTATTATTTGGACCATATGCAAATATCAATCCTAAATTCTTAAAATACGGTTCGTTCTTTGACTTATTTGGCTCAGTAAAACCGTATAATATTACAACGCTATTATCATCTGCAGCTAAAAATATACCGCTCATTAAATACTCGATTGACCAGATGGTGATGACTAAAAAAGGTTATATGAACTACTTAAGAACATTCATACCCGATGCAAAAGATGAGGACTGGAAATTATATACTGCTGGTAAACGTGTTCAAGTGATTAAAGACGATGATGAATACGGGAAAGGCTACGTCGCATTCGGAACAGAAGTTGTGAATTCTGATGATCACTCTGTTATTGCAGTATTAGGAGAATCACCAGGTGCTTCAATATCATTCTCTGTAGTGCTTGAAGCATTAGAGAAAAACTTTAAAGAAGACCGTGAGCTCTGGGAACCTGCAGTTAAAAAGTTAGTTCCATCATATGGCAAATCACTGATTGATGACGAAAAACTGATGAGAGAAACGCGTAAAGAAACATCTGAAAACTTGAATTTAAATTATTATAATTAA
- a CDS encoding SE2200 family small protein: MKKTIVILGVISALLVAFKLYQDKVNETPNIEY; encoded by the coding sequence ATGAAAAAAACAATCGTTATTTTAGGCGTTATTTCGGCGTTACTCGTAGCGTTTAAGTTATATCAAGACAAGGTCAATGAAACGCCAAATATAGAATATTAA